In the bacterium SCSIO 12741 genome, GGCATAGAACAAAGGAACATAGGGCATGGCGGAATTGGAATCAAATCTTGATAAGCGGCAGGATTGACCCAATTAGACCAAAAGACCAGGATAGTCCCCTCTGTACCAAAGTGTTTCATTCTGGAACAACTTCTGTGTCATTTCGATACAGGCAAACAACTCACATGCAAGCACCAATTCGCACAAGCGCTTAGCTAACAGCAAGTTACTTGTTTGGCTCGTCGATTGCCATATTACTTCCCGAAAACGCGAATAACGTAAATCCCGGAAAGGTCGAATCGGTACGCCCCCTGGTACCAACGGCCTTTCCTTCGGGATTTTTAGCCCAAAACAATGGATAGAATCATTCCCAGAAAAAAATGGTACCGACGAGGTATTTACTGGATCGGCTTCGGATCAGGAACCTTGATCCTGCTTTTGATTCTACTCAGCAATCGCTCCAATGGTTCGTCACTCAAGGTCAATTCCACCACACTGACATTGGCAACAGTGGATCAAGGACCATTTCGCGAATTTGTTCCTGTAACTGGGGTTTTCATTCCGATACACACGGTACAAATTGATGCTTCCAACAGCGGCATCATCGAAGAGTTGTTTGTGGAAGATGGTGCTCAGGTAAACCAGGGGGATCCGTTGATCCGGTTGAGTAATACCACGTTGCAAATGACCTACATGAGTCAAGAGGCACAATTGCTGGATCAGCTCAACAACCTGAACAATACTCGGCTGAGAATGGAAGAACAAAGCCTCAACCTCCGCGATCAGTTTCTTGACATCGAGTATAGATTGATTGACCGGCAAAAAGATTTTCAACGCAACAAAAAACTGTTTGATGCAGGTGCTATTTCAGCCGATCAATTTGAGAATGTAGAAGACGAATTTCAATACCTGGAAAAACGTAGAGAACTCCTGTTGGACAAAATCAAAACCGATTCTCTGATTCGGGCCTACCAACAGGTTCAAATGAAACAATCTGCCAAACTGATTGAGCGAAACCTGGAAATGATTCATCAAAATCTGGAAGACCTCGTAATCCGGGCACCTTTCAACGGGCACTACAGCACGACGGGTTTAGAACTTGGGCAAGCCATTGCCCAGGGTGCCAACCTGGGTCAAATCGATGAAATGGAGGCCATGAAACTTAGAGCTCAAATTGATGAGCACTACCTCGGAAGAGTTTTTCCCGGGCAAATTGCCCACTATGAGCGGGGCGACAGCATTTATGAATTAGAAATCATCAAAATATTTTCGGAAGTTGATAATGGAACTTTTAGCGCAGATTTCCGATTTACCACCGAAGTGCCTCTGACTCCGCGTCGGGGCAAACCCTTCGGTTTAAACTTTCGCTGAGTAGCGAAGAAACCGCGATCCGATTGCAAAGAGGTTCATTTTTTAATACCTCAGGGGGACAATGGGTCTATGTCATTAATCCGGAATCTGGTCGGGCCGAAAAAAGGGCCATACGCACCGGAAGACAAAACCCGGAATATTTTGAAATCCTGGAAGGCTTGGCTCAGGGGGAGCAGGTGATTGTATCATCCTACAGCGCCTTTCAAAACAAAGACGAGTTGATCTTGAATTAAATCCCCCTGAATATGCGAAATATCCTCACCCTCGCCCTTTTGATGGTAGCCACAGGCACCTGGGCACAGACCATGAATCTAAATTTTGAAACCTGGAATTCTTCCGGGCAACCTTCCCCCTTCAACTGGGAAGAACCCGCCGAATGGACCTCCACGAATGCTCAAACGGAATGGACTTCGGCTGGCATTCGAAAATCGCCCAAGGCCTATCAAGGTAGCTATTCCATGCAGCTACTAAGCGTAAATATCAACTCGGGTTGGTACTCCATGGCTTGCCTGGGCAAACCCAAAGCAGGATCGGATCCTAACAAACCCGAATTGGATTTGATTACCGGCGGAAAACCGATTTCCTACAAACCTGAAAAACTTACGGGCCACTACTTACTCAATGCCCACGTAGCTGCACGAGGCAAAGCCGTGGTCATTCTAAAGAAATTTAACCCCACCACTGGAAGTCGGGACACCATTGGATATGGTCAAACCTTTTTGCCGCCAACGGAACACTTTAGCTCTTTTGAGGTGGATATCGACTATCGATCTACCGAGCAGCCCGACTCAGTGATTATCGCCTTCTACAGCGATGACCCAGGAAATCCACATGCTCCACCCGCCTGGATTCATGATGGACTCCTGATTGACAACCTCAACCTGGAGCAGCCCAACAGCATTTCTGCACAAGTACCCGCCCAGGAAGAGCTCAAAGTTTACCCCAATCCGTCTACCGGAAACTTTAAAATTAAATTCCCAGGGCTCATTGAAGAACATCCATACCGATTGATGAACTACTTAAATTCGGTTCAATTTGTAGGCAAACTACAAGGCGATCAACTGGAGCTCGATTTAGAGCCAGGTCGATACTTATTGGAAATCGAAGTGGAAGGAAATCTGCACTACACCCCTATATTCATTATACCCTAAAACCTATGATTGAAACTCACAACCTCAGCAAAGTATTCCGTACCGAAGACGTCGAAACAACGGCCTTAAACCAGGTTGACCTACACGTTAAGGAAGGTGATTTTGTAGCCATTATGGGGCCTTCCGGTTGCGGAAAGTCCACCTTACTCAATTTGCTCGGTATGATCGATCAGCCCTCATCTGGTCAATACCTTTTTAATGGAGAAGATATTTCCGGTTACAATGAAAAACAACGAGCCAAGGTTCGAAAAAACAATGTGGGGTTTATTTTCCAGAGTTTCAATTTGATTGATGAGCTTTCGGTTTACGAAAATGTCGAGCTGCCGTTGATTTATGCAGGAATGAAATCCTCCGAAAGGAAAACCCGGGTAAATGAAGTGCTCGAAAAAGTAAATATGGCCCACCGCGCCAAACATTTTCCACTGCAGCTTTCAGGTGGTCAGCAACAAAGGGTTGCCGTAGCTCGTGCTTTGGTCAATCGACCGGGTTTTATTCTGGCGGATGAACCCACGGGTAACCTGGATTCGAAAAACGGGCAGGAAGTCATGAGCCTTTTGACTGAACTCAATGAGGATGGCACCACCATAGTGATGGTAACCCACTCATCTCGTGACGCCGAGTTTGCCGATAGAATAGTACGCATGCTCGATGGTCAGGTTTTAATGGAAAGTAAACTGCAAAACGCCTAATCCAAGGGAGCTCTAAAATGATCAAGAATTACTTTTTGGTTGCCCTTCGCAACCTGATCAAAAACCGGACTTACGGAATTATCAATATTACAGGACTCGCCTTGGGTATAGCCTGTGCCGTGCTAATCGCTTTGTATGTTCGTCATGAAACATCCTTCGATCAGTTTCATGATCAAAAGGAGCAGCTGTTTCGGGTTTGCGCCAAATTGAATTACAACGGTGAGCTCAACTCCGGACTAAGCAGCATGGCTGTTGGCCCCACCTTGATGGAAGAATATGCCGAAATCGAAACCTTTACCCGGATTACGCCTTATGGTGCCCGAAACTTGCTCCGGGTAGAGGATCGATTCTTTAACCAGTCCCAAATTCAGCTGGTAGATAGTGGATTCCTGGCCATGTTCGGCTACAAGCTTTTGCAAGGAAATCCAGAAACGGCGCTGCGAACCCCACGAAGCATTGTGTTGAGCGAAACCTTAGCCCAAAAACTGTTTCCCAATGAAAATGCGCTCGATCAGCCTCTGCGGGTAGACTTTCAGGAATTTAAGGTCACAGGAATCATTGAAGATTGCCCGGACAATTCCGACATTCAGTACTCGGCCTTGGTCTCCATGTCCACCATTCCCCCTCAACGCATGCAGGTTCTACTCACCGATTGGTTTCGCATTGCTACGCAGACCTATGTAAAAACCCGTAGCGTTACCAGTCAAGAGCAATGGTCTGAGATTTTGGGCCAGCTGAGTGAAAAACATGTACGTCCATTTGTGGAAGAAAACCAATTGAATGGTGGAATCGACTACTCGGCTCAAGCAATTGCAGAAGTACACCTTGACAACACCAAAGAATACGACACCCCAAAGGCCGACACAGACACCCTCCTTACTTTGGGGCTCATCGCCATATTTCTGTTATTGGTGGCTTGTATCAATTATGTAAATCTATCCTTGGCCCAATCCACGCGTCGTTCCAAAGAAATCGGGGTTCGTAAAACTTTGGGAGCCGATCGCGGACAAATCCTCCTTCAATTCTTGTTGGAGTCCATCATCCTATCCGTTATATCCTTGTTCGTTGCCCTCATTTTGGTGGAGCTTTCCCTGCCCTTCTACAACGACTTAGCGGATAAAAACTTTAGCATTTCTCAAATCTTCCGGCCCGACATGATTCTCCTGCTCATAGGCTTGGTCTTGGTCACCGGCGTTCTATCCGGACTTTATCCTGCGGTAGTTCTATCCCGATTGCAAGCAGCGAGTGTTATGCGACCTATGAAAAATCTGGGCATTCTGCGCAAAGGACTGGTAGTGGTTCAGTTTGCCTTTTCTCTGTTCATGCTCATTGGCATGTTTACCATCAACGGCCAGCTTGGCTACCTCAAAGATCAGGAGTTGGGATTCACCCAGGAGCGATTAATGGTTCTTGAAATCCCACGAGACACGGCCCTTCAGCGACAGCTTCCTGTCATTCAGCAGGAGATGCAACAAATTCCAGGAGTTGAAAACGCCTCGCTTACCAATAACATCCCGGGCATTGGTACGGGAGAATTGATGTTTCGCGTGGAGCGAAATCACGAGCTGACCGAGCAAACGATCAAAATGATGTTTGTAGATGAGAAATTTCTATCTACCCTAGGCGTCGAAATACTTCAAGGCCGAAATTTCAATCGCGACATGCAAACAGATCAACGGCAGGCCTTCATTATTAATGAAAAAGCGGCCGAAGCTTTTGGCTGGGGGCAAGAGGCTCTTGACAAAAGAATTCAGTGGGGTCTTCTGCCCAACAATCAGGCAGAAAGTGACGGAAAGATTGTAGGTGTTATGGCCGATTTCCACTTTCAATCCCTCCATCAGCCCATTGAGCCTTTAGTTTTGATCTTCTCTCCTCGTCGTGCCCGGTATTTAATGGTGGATCTGGGCTCACAGAATACCCGTGCCAACCTGGATGCCGTAAAAGCTAAATGGCAGGAGTTTGATCCCAACCATCCCCTCGAGTATTTTTTGGTTGACGAGCGATTTAACGAAGCCTATGCCGAAGATGACCGTCTGATGACCCTGTTTACTGGTTTTGCCCTGATCTCCGCTTTGATCGCCTTGCTTGGCTTGTTTGCTTTGAGCAGCTACCTCATCGAGTTAAAAACCAAGGAGATCGGAATACGAAAGATTCTGGGAGGCGATTGGCTGGCCATCACGTTTACCTTCAGCAAAGAATTTTTGGTCTTAGTCGCCCTCGGATTTTTGTTCTGCGCCCCCTTCTGTTGGTGGTACCTCAGCGACTGGCTCGAGAACTTTGCCTACCGACAAGAACTTGACCCATTGGTATTTATAGCAAGTGGAGCAATTGGCCTGATCCTTGCATCAGTAACCTTGAGTTACCAAACGTTTCGCATAGCTACCAATAATCCTGTGGAGTCTTTGCGATACGAATAATTGAAGTCTGTGTATAGTTAGAAAGCCGGGTACTGGAATCCCTCCAGCCCGGTTTTTTTATTCTAATGAATGGTATATCCCATCCTCGTGACTCGTCCTCGTCCTCGCTTCTGACTAATGTCCTTCAAAAGCAGGCTTCCGCTTCTCCATAAAAGCCCCGGTACCCTCTTTAAAGTCGGCCGTACCAAATGCTCTTCCGAATGCGTTGATTTCTACTTCATACCCATTGGTTCCATCTTCGTGTACAGCGTTAACACACTCAATGGCCAGACTAATAGCGATGGGAGAGTTGCGAGAAATTTTCTTGGCGATATCTCGACACTTGTCCATTAGCTCTTCAGCAGGAACGGTATGGTTAACCAAGCCAATTTCATGAGCACGGTTGGCATCGATCATTCCAGCCGTAAAAATGATTTCATTGGCAATTCCTTTTCCCACCAACTGTGGCAATCTCTGGGTTCCTCCATATCCAGGAATCACACCCAAAGAAACTTCGGGCAATCCCATACGAGCATTATCAGAGGCCACTCGAATGTGAGTCGACATGGCCAATTCCAATCCACCACCTAAGGCAAATCCATTAACGGCAGCAATTACCGGAGTTCGGAGATTCTCTACCAAATCAAACAACGTATTTTGCCCGTTGCGGCTTAGCTCAGCACCTTCTTCCATCGAAAAATGAGCAAACTCCTTAATATCTGCACCAGCAACAAAGGCCTTATCACCAGATCCGGTAATCACAATGCATCGTACCGAATGATCCGTTTCTGCCTCGGTAAAAGCACGGTTCAATTCCGCAATAGTATCCCGGTTAAGGGCATTCAATTGTTTGGGTCTGTTTATGGTGATAATACGAAGTGTTCCTTCGTTTTCAATGATCAGATTTTCGTAGCTCATATTGCTTGAATTTAATGCAGGGGCAAACTTATAAAAAAGGTAGTTCCAGAGGTCACTGAGGATTCCACACGAATGTCTCCCTCCGCGTTTTCCACCATGCTTCTTACCATGGATAAACCGAGACCGGCACCCCCTGATTTGGTTGTGAAATTGGGTTGAAAAATTCGAGGCTGTAAGTCTTCCGGAATTCCGCCGCCATTATCCTTCACCGTCAACAGCAATCGATCTTCGTTTTCCAAGGTAAAAGCCAGCTCTATTTTTCCCTTTTCCTCATCTTCAAATGCCTGAATGGAATTGGTAACCAGGTTGGTCAATACTCTTTTGAAATGGTTGCGGTCCATATTAATCCGACTCTCAGGAACAAGGGTATTGTTCAGGGTCAATTCGGCGCCACCTTCCTTTCGGAAAAGGTTTAGAATTTGAGTGGCTTCTTTTACGGGATCAAATACCTCGGCTTGAGCTCTGGGCAACTGAGCAAAATCGCTAAACTCAGAAGCGATGTGGGCAAGGGTATCAATCTGCTCGGTCATCATCT is a window encoding:
- a CDS encoding enoyl-CoA hydratase/isomerase family protein, which produces MSYENLIIENEGTLRIITINRPKQLNALNRDTIAELNRAFTEAETDHSVRCIVITGSGDKAFVAGADIKEFAHFSMEEGAELSRNGQNTLFDLVENLRTPVIAAVNGFALGGGLELAMSTHIRVASDNARMGLPEVSLGVIPGYGGTQRLPQLVGKGIANEIIFTAGMIDANRAHEIGLVNHTVPAEELMDKCRDIAKKISRNSPIAISLAIECVNAVHEDGTNGYEVEINAFGRAFGTADFKEGTGAFMEKRKPAFEGH
- a CDS encoding ABC transporter permease, coding for MIKNYFLVALRNLIKNRTYGIINITGLALGIACAVLIALYVRHETSFDQFHDQKEQLFRVCAKLNYNGELNSGLSSMAVGPTLMEEYAEIETFTRITPYGARNLLRVEDRFFNQSQIQLVDSGFLAMFGYKLLQGNPETALRTPRSIVLSETLAQKLFPNENALDQPLRVDFQEFKVTGIIEDCPDNSDIQYSALVSMSTIPPQRMQVLLTDWFRIATQTYVKTRSVTSQEQWSEILGQLSEKHVRPFVEENQLNGGIDYSAQAIAEVHLDNTKEYDTPKADTDTLLTLGLIAIFLLLVACINYVNLSLAQSTRRSKEIGVRKTLGADRGQILLQFLLESIILSVISLFVALILVELSLPFYNDLADKNFSISQIFRPDMILLLIGLVLVTGVLSGLYPAVVLSRLQAASVMRPMKNLGILRKGLVVVQFAFSLFMLIGMFTINGQLGYLKDQELGFTQERLMVLEIPRDTALQRQLPVIQQEMQQIPGVENASLTNNIPGIGTGELMFRVERNHELTEQTIKMMFVDEKFLSTLGVEILQGRNFNRDMQTDQRQAFIINEKAAEAFGWGQEALDKRIQWGLLPNNQAESDGKIVGVMADFHFQSLHQPIEPLVLIFSPRRARYLMVDLGSQNTRANLDAVKAKWQEFDPNHPLEYFLVDERFNEAYAEDDRLMTLFTGFALISALIALLGLFALSSYLIELKTKEIGIRKILGGDWLAITFTFSKEFLVLVALGFLFCAPFCWWYLSDWLENFAYRQELDPLVFIASGAIGLILASVTLSYQTFRIATNNPVESLRYE
- a CDS encoding HlyD family efflux transporter periplasmic adaptor subunit, translating into MDRIIPRKKWYRRGIYWIGFGSGTLILLLILLSNRSNGSSLKVNSTTLTLATVDQGPFREFVPVTGVFIPIHTVQIDASNSGIIEELFVEDGAQVNQGDPLIRLSNTTLQMTYMSQEAQLLDQLNNLNNTRLRMEEQSLNLRDQFLDIEYRLIDRQKDFQRNKKLFDAGAISADQFENVEDEFQYLEKRRELLLDKIKTDSLIRAYQQVQMKQSAKLIERNLEMIHQNLEDLVIRAPFNGHYSTTGLELGQAIAQGANLGQIDEMEAMKLRAQIDEHYLGRVFPGQIAHYERGDSIYELEIIKIFSEVDNGTFSADFRFTTEVPLTPRRGKPFGLNFR
- a CDS encoding ABC transporter ATP-binding protein, coding for MIETHNLSKVFRTEDVETTALNQVDLHVKEGDFVAIMGPSGCGKSTLLNLLGMIDQPSSGQYLFNGEDISGYNEKQRAKVRKNNVGFIFQSFNLIDELSVYENVELPLIYAGMKSSERKTRVNEVLEKVNMAHRAKHFPLQLSGGQQQRVAVARALVNRPGFILADEPTGNLDSKNGQEVMSLLTELNEDGTTIVMVTHSSRDAEFADRIVRMLDGQVLMESKLQNA